One Setaria italica strain Yugu1 chromosome II, Setaria_italica_v2.0, whole genome shotgun sequence DNA segment encodes these proteins:
- the LOC101764814 gene encoding protein argonaute MEL1, with protein sequence MASRGGGGGGGGRGGAGGRGPGGRGGEGGGRGVGGRGGGAGHQGPYGRGGGGGGYQQPYGRGGRGGWYQQPYGRGGGGGRGAGGGHPQQPPFGRREGGGGPGRGRVEAPVRPAAPRPAAPVAVPAAAASTSARPPAPASASSTAPAPAPAPAPAPPGPAAAAAAASALARGMGRLAVADAGPAPPAPSGRSAAQPPAHQPPAAPPVSSKGIAHPARPGIGTVGRKVLVRANHFLVKFADNDICHYDVSISPEPKVRRTNRVLLSELVKVHGASLAHQMPAYDGSRSLYTAGELPFKSMDFVVKLGRREIEYTVTIRYAARANLCHLQQFINGQQRDSPHDAIQALDVVMRESPSLNYVTVSRSFFSKQFGTGNIGEGLEFWRGYYQSLRPTQMGLSLNIDTCSTSFYKSIPVVQFVDEFLRVTNPMQPFSDRDRLKIKKALRGVRVETTHQQGKRSIYKITGITSVPLAQLSFSCNDGPQLTVVQYFEQRYKYRLQYTAWPCLQSGKDSKPIYLPMEVCEIIEGQKYPRKLSDPQVASILKATCKRPQERENNIIQMVGRNNYSADRLAQAFRITVANHMVEVQARVLPPPVLKYHESGREKTVAPSVGKWNMINKKMVNGRTVDRWTCLSFSRMVHHDVVRICYDLVHMCKSIGMDFNATPVIEVQSASPNNIEAALRNVHINAPNLQLLIVILPEISGHYGKIKKLCETELDIVSQCINPKSPKNKQYFENVALKINVKVGGCNTLLEMPKGIPFVPDAPTIIFGADVTHPVAGEDSSASIAAVVASMDWPEITTYKALVSAQEHRQEIIQNLFWTTTDPEKGTAVNGGMIRELLLSFYKKTGQKPKRIIFYRDGVSEGQFSHVLLYEMDAIRKACASMEQGYLPPVTFVVVQKRHHTRLFPDHRRRDLTDRSGNILPGTVVDTDVCHPSEFDFYLCSHAGIQGTSRPTHYHVLYDENHFSADALQMLTNNLCYTYACCTRSISVVPPAYYAHLAASRARYYDEQAEGADGASVASGGPAAFRQLPQVKDKVKEVMFFC encoded by the exons ATGGCTTcgcgtggcggaggaggaggtggcggtgggcgcggcggggccggagggCGAGGCCCTGGTGGGCggggcggcgagggcggagggCGTggggtcggcggccgcggcggcggggccgggcacCAGGGGCCctacggccgcggcggcgggggaggcgggtaCCAGCAGCCctacggccgcggcggcagggGAGGCTGGTACCAGCAGCCctacggccgcggcggcggcggaggccgaggcgccGGTGGCGGGCACCCGCAGCAGCCGCCGTTCGGGCGCagggagggcggaggcggccctGGCCGCGGCCGCGTGGAGGCACCcgtccgccccgccgcgccgcgtccTGCAGCGCCGGTGGCCGTCCCCGCGGCGGCAGCCTCGACTTCCGCGCGGCCGCCTGCGCCCGCGTCCGCTTCGAgtacggcgccggcgccagcaccagcgccagcaccagctcctcctggccccgcggcggcggcggcggctgcaagTGCTCTGGCGAGGGGCATGGGGAGGCTGGCCGTGGCGGACGCGGGCCCCGCTCCCCCTGCGCCGTCAGGTAGATCCGCGGCGCAGCCTCCCGCGCAccagccgccggccgctccGCCGGTGTCGAGCAAGGGGATAGCGCACCCGGCGCGCCCGGGGATCGGCACGGTGGGGAGGAAGGTCCTCGTGCGCGCGAACCACTTCCTCGTCAAATTCGCCGACAACGACATATGCCATTACGAC GTTTCAATCAGTCCTGAACCGAAGGTAAGAAGAACCAACAGGGTGCTGCTTTCGGAGCTTGTTAAGGTGCACGGTGCGTCTCTTGCCCACCAGATGCCTGCTTATGATGGAAGCAGGAGCCTGTACACTGCAGGCGAGCTGCCATTCAAATCAATGGATTTTGTTGTCAAGTTGGGACGCCGAGAAAT TGAGTATACAGTGACAATTCGATATGCGGCACGGGCAAATTTGTGCCACCTGCAGCAGTTCATCAACGGTCAGCAAAGGGACTCGCCACATGACGCAATCCAAGCACTTgatgttgtcatgagggagtCTCCTTCTCTCAA TTATGTCACTGTTTCTAGATCCTTCTTTTCCAAGCAGTTTGGTACTGGGAACATTGGTGAGGGGCTGGAGTTTTGGAGAGGATACTACCAGAGCTTGCGCCCCACTCAAATGGGCCTCTCGTTGAACATTG ACACATGCTCGACTTCGTTTTATAAATCTATCCCTGTGGTACAATTTGTTGATGAGTTTCTGCGGGTGACCAACCCCATGCAGCCTTTTTCGGACAGGGATCGTTTGAAG attAAGAAAGCCCTGCGTGGAGTTCGTGTTGAGACCACACACCAGCAGGGCAAAAGGAGCATCTACAAGATAACTGGGATTACTTCTGTCCCATTGGCACAGCTGAG CTTTTCTTGCAATGATGGCCCTCAGCTGACTGTTGTTCAATACTTTGAGCAACGGTACAAGTACCGGTTGCAATACACTGCTTGGCCCTGCCTGCAGTCCGGCAAAGATTCTAAGCCGATATATTTACCGATGGAG GTGTGTGAAATTATTGAAGGGCAAAAATACCCTAGGAAGCTTAGTGACCCACAGGTGGCCAGCATACTGAAGGCAACCTGTAAACGTCCCCAAGAGAGGGAGAACAATATCATTCAA ATGGTTGGCCGCAACAACTATTCTGCTGATCGCCTGGCACAGGCGTTCAGGATCACTGTTGCCAATCATATGGTCGAGGTGCAAGCGCGTGTGCTGCCTCCACCTGTG CTGAAATACCATGAATCCGGAAGGGAGAAAACTGTGGCACCAAGCGTCGGGAAGTGGAATATGATTAACAAG AAAATGGTCAATGGTAGAACTGTTGACAGATGGACTTGTTTGAGCTTTTCGCGGATGGTACATCATGATGTAGTCAGAATATGCTATGACTTGGTTCATATGTGCAAGTCCATTGGCATG GATTTCAATGCAACGCCAGTGATAGAAGTTCAGTCAGCTTCTCCCAACAACATAGAAGCTGCTCTAAGGAATGTTCACATTAATGCTCCCAATCTCCAGCTGCTTATTGTGATTCTTCCAGAAATTTCTGGTCATTATG GGAAAATTAAGAAGTTGTGTGAGACTGAACTTGATATAGTATCTCAGTGCATAAATCCAAAGTCCCCAAAAAACAAGCAGTATTTCGAAAACGTCGCCCTTAAAATCAATGTGAAG GTTGGAGGGTGCAATACACTGCTTGAGATGCCTAAAGGAataccttttgtcccggatgcACCGACAATCATTTTTGGTGCTGATGTGACCCATCCTGTAGCAGGAGAAGACTCATCAGCATCTATTGCAGCT GTGGTGGCATCCATGGACTGGCCTGAAATAACAACCTATAAAGCTCTGGTCTCTGCCCAAGAGCATAGGCAGGAAATTATACAGAATCTCTTCTGGACCACTACAGATCCAGAGAAAGGCACCGCAGTAAATGGTGGAATGATAAG GGAGTTGCTGTTATCATTCTATAAAAAGACTGGCCAAAAGCCTAAACGGATTATATTTTACAG GGATGGAGTAAGTGAAGGGCAGTTCAGCCATGTTTTGCTCTATGAAATGGATGCAATCAGGAAGGCTTGTGCTTCTATGGAACAGGGGTATCTACCCCCAGTGACATTTGTAGTAGTACAAAAAAGGCACCACACAAGGCTCTTCCCTGATCATAGAAGGCGTGATCTCACAGATAGAAGTGGAAACATTCTTCCTG GAACTGTGGTTGATACTGACGTTTGTCATCCCAGTGAGTTTGATTTCTACCTTTGTAGCCATGCAGGAATTCAG GGAACAAGCAGGCCAACACATTATCATGTCCTGTACGACGAGAACCATTTCTCGGCTGATGCGCTGCAGATGCTCACTAACAACCTGTGTTACAC ATATGCATGCTGCACGCGCTCTATCTCAGTTG TTCCACCGGCCTACTACGCCCACCTGGCGGCTTCCCGCGCAAGGTACTACGACGAGCAAGCAGAGGGCGCCGATGGAGCCTCTGTCGCCAGTGGCGGTCCAGCTGCGTTCCGCCAGCTACCGCAGGTCAAGGACAAAGTGAAGGAAGTGATGTTCTTCTGCTGA